AAACACTGAAACCGATCCGTTCACCACGGTTCAGGCCTCGCCATAAACCGGCATCACCACGAAGGAGAAGCAATGAAAAAGAAACTGTCCCTGTTGGAAGAGCTGCAGACCCTTGACCGCACCATTGACGACAAGTGTCTTGCCCAGACAGCGCTGCGTGCAGAAATTGCCGGGAATGAGCAGGACGTCGCTGCCTTCAGACAGGCACACGAAACGAACCTGGCGCAGATGGCCGACCTCGAACGCCAGAAGAACGAGCTGGAAAACGCGCTGGCAACGGAGCTGGACAACATCAAGCGCTCGGAATCCCACGTCAAGGAGATTCGGACCAACAAGGAGTTTCAAGCGGTCGGCCGTGAGATCAGTACCGCCCGCAAGCAGGTCGGGGAGCTGGAGGAGCAGATCCTTGGCCTCACGACACGTACTGACGAACTACGCGCCGTTCTGGAGGCCCAGCAGGCCGAACTGCTGTCTCGCGAGGAAAGCGGCAGGGCTGTTGCCACCGAGAAGAGCGACATGATCGATTCACTGCAACGCGAAGTTGACGCCGCAACCGCCGGCCGGGAGGCGATCGTCAGCCAGCTTCCCGCGAACCTGGTCCGGCGGTACCAGCAGCTGCGCGAACAGCGACGCGGCCAAGCACTGGCCGAAGTGCAGGGCGGCTCCTGCCTGGGGTGCAACATGCACCTGCCGCCGCAACTCTACAATACCCTGTTCAGGGGTGACGAACTGCTGTTCTGTCCCCACTGCCAGCGGATACTGATTCTCAAGCAGGAACAAGCGCAACAATAGAAAGATTGGCTGGAGCAGGACAGACGATCGCTGCCGCTGCACGGCGGTGGAGGAAAGTCCGGGCTCCGCAGGGCAAGGCGCTGGATAACGTCCAGCGGGGGCGACCCCAGGGAAAGTGCCACAGAGAGAAGTCCGCCTGTCACGACAGGTAAGGGTGAAAGGGTGAGGTAAGAGCTCACCGGGTTCGGCGGTGACGTCGAATGCCAGGTAAACCCCGCCAGGAGCAAGATCGAATAGGGAGACGTCAAGGGTGGCCCGCCCGTGTCTCCGGGTTGATCGCTCGAGGTCGTCGGTAACGGCGATCCCAGATGAATGATCGTCACCCGCTGACGGGTAACCGTCCGCGGGAACAGAACCCGGCTTACGGACTGCTCCAGCCAATAACGTTTCTACCACCTACGAAAACAAGGGATTCATCATGGCCATAGCAAACGACCTCGTCCTGGTGCATGTCGACGACAAGCCGGGGTTTTACGCACGTATCGAAGACATTACCCCCGACGTCAAGCCGGGCTGGTGGCAGGTCAAGCTGCTGGTGCTGACCTTTCCGTTGCAGGTTTTTACCTGGATACTTGACGACAACCAGCTTGAGGGACACCCCTTCACCATGGGCGGCACCCCGTTGCAACTGGAAAAGCTGATTTCCCCCGTTGAAAAAGAGCTGCCGCCCCCCCTGGACGCACCGGAAGTCCCCGTGAAACAGGCCCCTGCAGGCAGCAGCAAAGTGGTGTCCCTGGCGGAACGCCGAAAGAAGCAGCCGCACACCTGATCCCCCTTCAGGCGCCTCCGTTCAGCGGGGGCGTTTTCCGTTCGCTCCACCTCCTTGCTGCAGCCCCCATACTGCCGAAACCCAGCCCCTCCGCCGTCACAGCCGCTGTGGAAACAATGCCGTTTTGTGCTTGACAGCCTCTTGCCCTCTGCTATAGTTTGCCCCGAAGTGGAAAAAAGTGGGAAATTTTGGCATAACGTGGAAAATCTATGTTCAGCGGCGAATGCCTGACAACCATCGACAGCAAAGGGCGCACCAGCATTCCGGCTAAATTCCGGGACGTGTTGCTGCAGGCTTTCGGCGACGAACGGTTTGTCATTACGAAATCATCGCCGGTGGATTTCGACGACGGCAGCTTTGGCCGCGGACTTTCGGTCTACCCTCTCAGGGAATGGCGCGACGTGGAACGCCGCATACAGACCAATGAAGACGGTTTTGCTCTTGCCCAACTGAACAGCCTGAAGCGCTTGGTGCTGGGGCCGGCTCAGGAGTGTTGTCCGGACAAGCTGGGACGGGTGCTGATCCCGCCATCCCTGCGTCTCCATGCCGAGCTGGAGCGGGATCTCTACCTGGTCGGCATGGGCAAGCGCTTTGATGTCTGGTCGCGTGAAACCTATGCCCGCGTCAACAGCCAGGATGAACGCAACTTCCCGCAGGATTCCGCGGCACTGGCCGCCATCGGTCTGTAGTCGTGGCCTCCTTTCAACACAGGTCGGTCATGGCGGCTGAGGTTCTGCAGCATCTCGCCCCCCGCTCTGGCGGCATGTATGTTGACGGCACCCTGGGCGGCGGCGGACACAGCGAACAGCTCCTTGAAGCCAGCGCCCCCGATGGCAGGGTACTCGGCATTGACCGGGATCCGGCCGCACTGGCGGCTGCCGGGGAGCGTCTCAACCGTTTCGGCGACCGCTTCCATTCGGTCCGGGGTAGCTTCGGCAACCTGGCGGAGATTCTGCGCCAGGCAGGTATCGGAGCCATCGACGGCTTCCTGCTGGACCTGGGCGTTTCCTCCCACCAACTGGACAGCCCGGAACGGGGGTTCAGCTTCCGCACTAACGGCCCCCTGGATATGCGGATGGACCCTGCGGCGGGCGAGAGTGCCGCTGAACTGGTCAACCGGGCGTCGGAGCAGGAGCTGGAACGGATCATCCGTGACTACGGCGAAGAGCGCTGGGCACGCAAGATCGCAACACGGATCGTTGCCGCTCGGAGCGAGCGGGCATTTACCTCAACCCTCGAACTGGCGGAGCTGGTCGAAAGGACCATTCCGCGCCGGTTTCACGAGGAGCGTATTCACCCCGCCACCCGTACCTTTCAGGCACTGCGGATGGCGGTCAACAGCGAATTGGAGCAGGTACGGCAGGGGGTGGTGGCCGGCATCGAGCTGCTGGCCCCGGGAGGACGTCTGGTGGTGATTTCCTTCCACTCCCTTGAGGACCGGATCGTCAAGCAGTTGTTCCGGGAAGCGGCAACCGGCTGCGTTTGTCCTCCCCGCTTTCCGCACTGCACCTGTGGCAGAACGCCGCGGGGACGTCTGATCACCGGCAAGCCGGTTATCGCCGGAACCGAGGAGCGCAGCGAGAACCCGCGCGCACGGAGTGCAAAGCTGAGAGCCCTGGAAAAACTCTGACAGGAGGCGCCGATGGGCACCGCAAAAACCGATTATGGCAAAGTACTGCTGCCTCAGCAGGTTGGTCGCGGGTTTTCCGTCCGCCGGCTGGATGTTGCCCGTTTCCTGATGATCTGCATGATCCTGTTGACCATCGTTTCCATTTTTCACGTCTGGTCCCGCTTTCGCCTGATAGAGCTGAACCTCCAGGTGAGCGAGGCAAGCCGCAAACTGAAGAGTCTCGAACAGGAGCAGAAACAACTGCAACTGGAGGTGGCGTCGCTGAAAACACCGGCCAGGATCGAGACCATTGCCAAACGGGATCTTGGCATGGCCGTCCCCCGGGAAGAACAGATCATCCTGGTCCGGGAATAACGCACCCATCGCCCGACAGGGGAGCACGCAATGACGAACGAACGGGAAAAGTGGGCCAGAATCCGGATCCTCATGGTCGCGGGCCTTTTTTCCTGTGCCTTCGTAGCGGTTGCCGTCAGGACCTTTTCCCTGCAGGTGCTCCAGCACGAGCACTTAGTCAAGATGGCCGAGCGCCAGCACCAGCGCACGGTTCCCCTGACCCCTGCCCGGGGCGGCATCTACGACCGCAGTGGCGCCTCCCTGGCAGTGTCGCTGGAAATGGACTCCCTCTACGCCGAGCCGCGACGAATCAAAAATCCCGAAACCGTTGCCGCCATTCTGGCGCCACTTCTGGACATTTCCGAACAGGAGCTGCTCAGGAAGCTATCTTCAGATCGCGGATTTATCTGGATCGAACGGCAGATCAGCCCGGAAACTGCGGCACGTATCCGCCAGATGAAACTGACCGGTATCGGCTTTGCCAAAGAAAGCAAACGCTTCTACCCCAACTACGAGGTGGCCGCCCATGTTTTAGGCTTTACGGGACTGGACCCGGAAGGACTGGAAGGGCTGGAGCGCCGCTACGACAGCACCATTTTGGGCAAGGGGGGCTACCTGGTGACGGAGCGCGACGCCCTCGGTCGCGATGTTGCCGTCAAGAGTGCCGTGGTGACCGACGCTTCACCGGGGAAAAACCTGATCCTGACTCTGGACAAGAACATACAGTACCTTGCCGAGAAGGAGCTGACCAAGGCGGTCCAGTCCAGTGGGGCCAAAAGCGGCATGGTCATCGTGGCCGAGCCGGCGACCGGCAAGATACTGGCCATGGCCAATTATCCGACCTTCAACCCCAACTCCTACAACCAGTATCAGCCGTTCCAGCTACGCAACCGAGCCGTGGCGGACAGCTTTGAGCCCGGCTCAACCCTCAAGATATTTCTGCTGGCCGCTGCCCTTGAGGAGAAGATCGTCTCTCCCCAGAACAGCATCAACTGCGAGAACGGCAGATATTCCTTCGGCGGCAGGATCATCCGGGACGACCACCCCAAGGGACGGCTGACGGTTGCCGAAGTGCTCAAGTATTCAAGCAACATCGGTTCGGCCAAAATCGGCCTGAAACTGGGTGACGACCGTCTGCACCGCTACCTTACCTCCTTCGGCTTCGGCCAGAAGACCGGTATCGACCTGCCCGGCGAGGTCAGCGGCTCACTGCGCCCGGTCAACCGCTGGTACGGCAGCGACATCGCCACCATCTCATTTGGTCAGGGAATATCGGTCTCCGCCCTGCAACTGGTCGCCGCAACGTCCGCCGTCGCCAACGGCGGAACCTTAATGAAACCGTACCTAGTGGAGCGGATAACCGACACGAATGGCCAGACCATCCAGAGTTTTTCACCGCAGGCGCTGCGGCGGATAGTCTCCCCCTCCACTGCCGCCAGCGTGACCCGTATGATGGAGGGAGTGGTCGCCGCCGGCGGCACCGGCACCAATGCCGCCCTCGAGGAGATCAAGGTGGCCGGCAAGACCGGTACCGCCCAGAAGGCCGACTCTCACGGCAAAGGGTACTCCAGCACCCGGCGTACCGCCTCCTTCATCGGCTTCGTTCCCAGCGACAAGCCGCTGATGACGATTCTGGTGGTGATCGACGAACCGCGTACCAGTCCGTATGGTGGTGTGGTGGCTGCACCGGTATTTCGGGAGGTGGCCATCAACTCGCTCTGTTACCTGAAGGCCATCTCGGGCAGCAGTCATGGAAGTGCCGAAGTATGTGCACCGGTAAAAAAAGCCGCCCAGGTCAAAGGCAGTGAAGAGACGGCTCAGCCGGTTATTCCACGCGCAGCCGGCATCACCCTGGTGGATACCGACACCGACCGGGGGCCGGTGTCGGTGCTGCTCATGCCGGACTTTACGGGCATGAGCATGCGCCGGGTTCTGCAGGTGATGGAAAAACACCAATTGAATATCCAGGTACGGGGAAACGGTCGGGTTGTGGAGCAGCATCCGCAGCCGGGCCAGAAGATTCAGGGATCGGACGGGGTCTGGGTTCGTTTGGCACCAGCGACATAGGAAACGCACATGAAACTCGCAGAGCTGATAGACGGTAGTACCCTTCTCGCGACTGGCGGCGACCTGGCAACGGAAATCCGTGCGCTCGCCTGCGATTCCCGTGCAGTGACGCCGGGTACGCTCTTTTTTGCCCTGCGCGGAACCACAGCGGACGGTCATGACTATATCGACCGTGCGATAGCCGCCGGAGCTGCGGCCATTGTCCTTGAAGACGATTCCGCTGCCCCCGCCGACCGTCCCTGGGTCCAGGTGGCTGACGGCCGGGAGAGTATGGCACGGATAGCTGCACGCTTCCACGGATCCCCCACGGACCGGCTGCCGCTGGTGGGAATCACCGGCACTAACGGCAAGACCACTACCACCTACATCGTGGAGGGCATACTGGCAGCGGCCGGCATCCCCTGCGCCGTATTGGGGACCGTCAGCTACCGGTTCGGCGAAACAACGCTTGAAGCCAGCCATACCACGCCCGAGTCGATCGAGTTGCAGGGGCTGTTCAGCCGTTTGGCCGGACTGGGGGCACGGGGCTTCATCATGGAAGTCTCCTCCCATGCCCTGGAACAGCACCGGGTTGATGGCTGTCGTTTCGACGTGGGCGTCTTTACCAACCTGACCCGGGACCACCTGGACTACCACGGTGACATGGAAAGCTACAAACAGGCCAAGCTACGGCTGTTCAGCGACCTGCTGCAACCGGACTCCCTCAAGCCGTTGCGCCGTGCGGTCGTCAACCTGGACGATCCCGCAGGACAGGAGTTCATGGCTGCCGCATCCTGTCCCGCCATTGGCTACGGACTGCATCCCGAGGCCGTCGTCACCGCACGGGATCTGCA
The window above is part of the Trichlorobacter ammonificans genome. Proteins encoded here:
- a CDS encoding zinc ribbon domain-containing protein; its protein translation is MKKKLSLLEELQTLDRTIDDKCLAQTALRAEIAGNEQDVAAFRQAHETNLAQMADLERQKNELENALATELDNIKRSESHVKEIRTNKEFQAVGREISTARKQVGELEEQILGLTTRTDELRAVLEAQQAELLSREESGRAVATEKSDMIDSLQREVDAATAGREAIVSQLPANLVRRYQQLREQRRGQALAEVQGGSCLGCNMHLPPQLYNTLFRGDELLFCPHCQRILILKQEQAQQ
- a CDS encoding penicillin-binding protein, whose product is MTNEREKWARIRILMVAGLFSCAFVAVAVRTFSLQVLQHEHLVKMAERQHQRTVPLTPARGGIYDRSGASLAVSLEMDSLYAEPRRIKNPETVAAILAPLLDISEQELLRKLSSDRGFIWIERQISPETAARIRQMKLTGIGFAKESKRFYPNYEVAAHVLGFTGLDPEGLEGLERRYDSTILGKGGYLVTERDALGRDVAVKSAVVTDASPGKNLILTLDKNIQYLAEKELTKAVQSSGAKSGMVIVAEPATGKILAMANYPTFNPNSYNQYQPFQLRNRAVADSFEPGSTLKIFLLAAALEEKIVSPQNSINCENGRYSFGGRIIRDDHPKGRLTVAEVLKYSSNIGSAKIGLKLGDDRLHRYLTSFGFGQKTGIDLPGEVSGSLRPVNRWYGSDIATISFGQGISVSALQLVAATSAVANGGTLMKPYLVERITDTNGQTIQSFSPQALRRIVSPSTAASVTRMMEGVVAAGGTGTNAALEEIKVAGKTGTAQKADSHGKGYSSTRRTASFIGFVPSDKPLMTILVVIDEPRTSPYGGVVAAPVFREVAINSLCYLKAISGSSHGSAEVCAPVKKAAQVKGSEETAQPVIPRAAGITLVDTDTDRGPVSVLLMPDFTGMSMRRVLQVMEKHQLNIQVRGNGRVVEQHPQPGQKIQGSDGVWVRLAPAT
- the rsmH gene encoding 16S rRNA (cytosine(1402)-N(4))-methyltransferase RsmH — translated: MASFQHRSVMAAEVLQHLAPRSGGMYVDGTLGGGGHSEQLLEASAPDGRVLGIDRDPAALAAAGERLNRFGDRFHSVRGSFGNLAEILRQAGIGAIDGFLLDLGVSSHQLDSPERGFSFRTNGPLDMRMDPAAGESAAELVNRASEQELERIIRDYGEERWARKIATRIVAARSERAFTSTLELAELVERTIPRRFHEERIHPATRTFQALRMAVNSELEQVRQGVVAGIELLAPGGRLVVISFHSLEDRIVKQLFREAATGCVCPPRFPHCTCGRTPRGRLITGKPVIAGTEERSENPRARSAKLRALEKL
- the mraZ gene encoding division/cell wall cluster transcriptional repressor MraZ, with product MFSGECLTTIDSKGRTSIPAKFRDVLLQAFGDERFVITKSSPVDFDDGSFGRGLSVYPLREWRDVERRIQTNEDGFALAQLNSLKRLVLGPAQECCPDKLGRVLIPPSLRLHAELERDLYLVGMGKRFDVWSRETYARVNSQDERNFPQDSAALAAIGL
- the ftsL gene encoding cell division protein FtsL, whose protein sequence is MGTAKTDYGKVLLPQQVGRGFSVRRLDVARFLMICMILLTIVSIFHVWSRFRLIELNLQVSEASRKLKSLEQEQKQLQLEVASLKTPARIETIAKRDLGMAVPREEQIILVRE
- a CDS encoding UDP-N-acetylmuramoyl-L-alanyl-D-glutamate--2,6-diaminopimelate ligase is translated as MKLAELIDGSTLLATGGDLATEIRALACDSRAVTPGTLFFALRGTTADGHDYIDRAIAAGAAAIVLEDDSAAPADRPWVQVADGRESMARIAARFHGSPTDRLPLVGITGTNGKTTTTYIVEGILAAAGIPCAVLGTVSYRFGETTLEASHTTPESIELQGLFSRLAGLGARGFIMEVSSHALEQHRVDGCRFDVGVFTNLTRDHLDYHGDMESYKQAKLRLFSDLLQPDSLKPLRRAVVNLDDPAGQEFMAAASCPAIGYGLHPEAVVTARDLQVSVQGTRGLLVTPAGERPFNSRLLGSYNLSNLLAAAGVGHALGIPLEAIVRGIASHATVPGRLESVANNRGVTCLVDYAHTGDALENVLKTLKALATGRIISVFGCGGDRDPGKRPIMGEIAARYSDLAVVTSDNPRTEDPAQIISQIRNGILPLGLREYAPEALQDGFSEQGFTCLENRRAAIRCAARLASPGDILLLAGKGHEDYQIIGRTKHHFDDREEAAAALGECA